The following are encoded in a window of Iodobacter fluviatilis genomic DNA:
- a CDS encoding NUDIX hydrolase, producing MWKPNATVAAVIEEAGRFLLVEERIQGELKLNQPAGHIEYGESIVEAAIRETLEETAYHFVPRFLIGMYQWSPPGRPELTYLRFAFAGDLAGVERGRVLDVDIEQAVWLTRDEIVARSEQHRSPLLLACIDDYLAGRRYPLEILRDFDR from the coding sequence ATGTGGAAGCCTAATGCAACAGTTGCTGCTGTTATTGAAGAAGCGGGGCGGTTTTTATTAGTTGAGGAGCGCATTCAGGGAGAGTTAAAGCTTAACCAGCCCGCTGGGCATATTGAGTATGGTGAAAGTATTGTTGAGGCGGCGATTCGCGAAACATTGGAAGAAACGGCCTATCATTTTGTGCCTCGTTTCTTAATTGGAATGTATCAGTGGTCGCCACCAGGGCGACCAGAGTTAACATATCTTCGTTTTGCATTTGCTGGTGATTTGGCTGGCGTTGAGCGCGGCCGTGTTTTAGATGTGGATATTGAGCAGGCCGTGTGGCTGACGCGGGATGAGATCGTGGCACGCTCCGAGCAGCACCGTAGCCCCCTGTTATTGGCATGTATTGATGATTATTTGGCGGGGCGTCGTTATCCGCTGGAAATCTTGCGTGATTTTGATCGTTGA
- a CDS encoding cold-shock protein, whose protein sequence is MALGTVKWFNDSKGFGFVTPDEGGEDIFAHFSAINMPGFKTLKEGQRVSFEITNGAKGKQASNIQAA, encoded by the coding sequence ATGGCTCTGGGCACTGTTAAGTGGTTCAATGATTCTAAAGGCTTCGGCTTTGTTACTCCAGACGAAGGCGGCGAAGACATCTTCGCTCACTTCTCCGCGATCAACATGCCAGGCTTCAAAACCTTGAAAGAAGGCCAACGCGTTTCTTTCGAGATCACCAATGGTGCTAAAGGCAAACAAGCCTCTAACATCCAAGCTGCTTAA
- a CDS encoding methylated-DNA--[protein]-cysteine S-methyltransferase, producing MRIESTDRYAVISSPVGPIGLAESNERLVLVEFLPFSAPMQMAHGTLLQNAAYQLAAYFQDPFFIFDLPWALSVSEHQSKVLDEIATIPVGQLQTYAEISRRIHSSPRAVGGACGRNPLPLLIPCHRVVAAAGLGGFNAGRNGVDWLPIKRWLLKHEGVEI from the coding sequence ATGCGTATCGAAAGTACCGATCGTTATGCCGTTATTTCCAGCCCTGTTGGCCCCATTGGTCTGGCCGAGAGTAATGAGCGTCTTGTTTTAGTCGAATTTCTTCCCTTCTCTGCTCCTATGCAGATGGCTCATGGCACTTTGCTGCAGAATGCTGCTTATCAGTTGGCGGCTTATTTCCAGGATCCTTTTTTTATTTTTGATTTACCTTGGGCTTTGTCTGTCAGTGAGCATCAGAGTAAGGTCTTGGATGAAATAGCGACGATTCCTGTTGGGCAGCTGCAAACCTATGCAGAAATTTCTAGGCGAATTCATTCAAGCCCTCGTGCTGTTGGTGGTGCTTGTGGGCGTAATCCTTTACCTTTGCTAATCCCTTGTCATCGGGTTGTGGCCGCTGCAGGTTTAGGTGGTTTTAACGCTGGCCGCAATGGTGTGGACTGGTTGCCAATTAAGCGCTGGTTGCTGAAGCATGAGGGCGTTGAAATATGA
- a CDS encoding mechanosensitive ion channel family protein: MDATWAQKYQDLAMGYVAEFGVKIIAAIAFWVIGRWLIGLAVRLVQSSLGKQKVDPTVLRYVGSVITVTLNILLVIGILGYCGIQTTTFAALIAAGGIAIGMAWSGLLANFAAGAFIIVLRPFKVGDFVAVAGIVGTVSEIGLFSTMLNTPDNVMTLIGNNKIFSDNIQNFTLNPFRRVDLKAQLAGSTDHVAAMQVLREKIAAIPNVLAEPKVDVEILEFNLVGPVLVVRPYCHNDHYWQVYFDTNRTIKESLAAAGFPVPMPAQTVVVQQQV; this comes from the coding sequence ATGGATGCAACGTGGGCGCAAAAATACCAGGATCTTGCCATGGGCTATGTGGCTGAGTTTGGTGTGAAAATCATTGCTGCAATTGCTTTTTGGGTAATCGGCAGATGGTTAATTGGCTTAGCAGTACGTTTAGTACAAAGTTCTTTAGGTAAGCAGAAGGTAGATCCAACCGTTTTGCGTTATGTGGGTTCTGTCATTACGGTTACACTGAATATACTTTTAGTCATTGGCATTCTGGGGTATTGCGGTATTCAAACCACGACCTTTGCAGCTTTAATTGCTGCCGGTGGTATTGCAATTGGGATGGCCTGGTCTGGCTTGCTGGCTAATTTTGCTGCGGGTGCATTTATTATTGTTTTACGTCCATTTAAAGTGGGGGATTTTGTTGCCGTAGCAGGCATCGTAGGCACAGTCAGTGAGATTGGCTTGTTCTCTACCATGCTGAATACGCCAGACAATGTAATGACATTAATCGGAAACAATAAAATTTTTTCCGATAATATTCAAAACTTCACCTTGAATCCATTTCGTCGGGTTGATTTAAAAGCACAATTGGCCGGAAGTACAGATCATGTAGCAGCGATGCAGGTTTTGCGCGAAAAGATTGCTGCGATTCCGAATGTGCTTGCAGAGCCCAAGGTCGATGTAGAAATTCTTGAGTTTAATTTGGTTGGCCCGGTCTTGGTGGTGCGCCCGTATTGCCATAATGATCACTATTGGCAGGTTTATTTTGATACCAATCGCACTATTAAAGAGAGCCTTGCTGCAGCTGGGTTTCCAGTGCCTATGCCTGCACAAACCGTTGTGGTGCAACAACAGGTTTAA
- the trmD gene encoding tRNA (guanosine(37)-N1)-methyltransferase TrmD has protein sequence MVTLFPEMFEAITRHGITRRAVELGLFGLNSWNPRDFTADKHRTVDDRPYGGGPGMVMLPEPLESALEAAKNRQREEGVAATHTVYLSPQGAALTHDKVLELAQKPGLVLLCGRYEGVDERLLDRQIDEEISVGDYVLSGGELPAMVLMDAIIRQLPGVLNTAASAEEDSFVDGLLDCPHYTRPENYLGMSVPEVLLSGNHALIRRWRLKQSLGRTFLRRPDLLTKRQLSKEEARLLAEFKADLVINQDQVV, from the coding sequence GTGGTCACTTTGTTTCCTGAGATGTTTGAGGCGATCACTCGTCATGGCATCACAAGACGAGCGGTTGAATTAGGTCTTTTTGGACTTAACAGCTGGAATCCACGTGATTTCACCGCAGACAAACATCGTACTGTGGACGACCGGCCATATGGTGGCGGCCCCGGTATGGTGATGTTGCCAGAGCCACTTGAAAGTGCGCTTGAAGCAGCTAAAAACAGGCAGCGTGAAGAGGGTGTTGCTGCTACGCATACCGTCTATTTATCTCCCCAAGGGGCGGCATTAACTCACGATAAAGTCTTGGAGCTGGCTCAAAAGCCAGGTTTGGTCTTGTTGTGTGGTCGTTATGAGGGTGTGGATGAGCGTTTGCTGGATCGTCAGATTGATGAAGAAATCTCAGTCGGCGATTATGTGCTCTCAGGTGGAGAGTTGCCTGCAATGGTGCTGATGGATGCCATCATTCGCCAATTGCCTGGTGTACTTAATACTGCAGCGAGTGCAGAAGAAGATTCATTTGTGGATGGGTTGCTGGATTGCCCGCATTACACCCGTCCCGAAAATTATCTGGGCATGAGCGTACCGGAAGTCTTACTTTCAGGAAACCATGCGCTGATACGGCGCTGGCGCTTAAAACAGTCTTTAGGCCGAACATTTTTGCGTAGGCCTGACTTGTTAACAAAGCGACAGCTATCAAAAGAGGAAGCTCGTCTTCTGGCCGAATTTAAGGCGGATCTGGTGATAAACCAAGATCAGGTGGTTTGA
- the clpA gene encoding ATP-dependent Clp protease ATP-binding subunit ClpA, with translation MIAQELEVSLHMAFTDARQKRHEYITVEHLLLALLDNPSAAEVLRACGAHMDELRRQLGDFVKEHTPVVSGDGEVETQPTIGFQRVIQRAILHVQSSGKKEVTGANVLVAIFGEKDSHAVYYLHQQAITRLDVVNFIAHGIAKSANAQQPIPRTEQNEEHEEETTTGGALSSFTENLNQQAISGRIDPLIGREHELERVIQTLCRRRKNNPLLVGEAGVGKTAIAEGLARRIVEGNVPDVLKDATVYGLDMGALLAGTKYRGDFEQRLKAVIKQLQEERNAVLFIDEIHTLVGAGAASGGTLDASNLLKPALSNGSLKCIGATTYTEYRGIFEKDNALSRRFQKIDVPEPTVEQTIEILKGLKDKFEQHHGVKYTLAALTTAAELSAKYINDRHLPDKAIDVIDEAGAAQKILPKSKQKKTINKHEIEEIVAKIARIPPKSVSTDDRNTLKTLESDLKHVVFGQEKAIESVATSIKMARAGLGNPQKPIGAFLFSGPTGVGKTEVARQLAYTMGIELLRFDMSEYMERHAVSRLIGAPPGYVGFEQGGLLTEAITKHPYAVLLLDEIEKAHPDIFNVLLQVMDHGTLTDNNGRKADFRNVVIVMTTNTGAETLTKSVIGFTSSKQTGDEMQEIKRMFTPEFRNRLDAIIPFAPLSHEIIMQVVDKFLIQLEVQLQEKKVEAHFTPALKTHLAAEGFDPLMGARPMARLIQDTIRKALADELLFGRLIHGGEVTIDIDDDGKVSLEIPNKIAIPA, from the coding sequence ATGATTGCCCAAGAACTAGAAGTCAGCCTCCACATGGCCTTTACGGACGCGAGGCAAAAACGCCACGAATACATTACCGTGGAACATCTTTTACTTGCACTGCTTGATAACCCTTCAGCAGCTGAAGTGTTACGCGCTTGCGGTGCACACATGGACGAGCTGCGCCGCCAGCTGGGTGATTTTGTAAAAGAGCACACCCCAGTTGTGTCTGGAGATGGTGAAGTTGAAACACAGCCAACCATAGGCTTTCAGCGTGTCATTCAACGCGCCATCCTGCATGTGCAGTCTTCGGGTAAAAAAGAAGTTACCGGGGCCAATGTACTCGTCGCCATTTTTGGTGAAAAAGACAGCCACGCTGTTTATTACCTGCACCAACAAGCCATCACCCGCCTGGATGTGGTGAACTTTATTGCTCATGGCATTGCAAAATCGGCCAACGCCCAGCAGCCGATTCCGCGCACAGAGCAAAATGAAGAACACGAAGAAGAAACAACAACAGGGGGCGCGCTCAGCAGCTTTACTGAAAACTTAAACCAACAGGCTATCTCCGGACGTATTGATCCTCTGATTGGTCGTGAGCACGAATTAGAGCGCGTGATTCAAACGCTCTGCCGCCGCCGCAAAAACAACCCACTCCTCGTGGGGGAAGCTGGCGTAGGCAAAACGGCGATTGCAGAAGGGTTGGCCCGCCGGATTGTTGAAGGCAATGTACCGGATGTGCTTAAAGATGCCACTGTATACGGACTGGATATGGGTGCGCTTCTGGCGGGCACCAAATACCGTGGTGATTTTGAGCAACGTTTAAAAGCAGTAATCAAACAGCTTCAGGAAGAGCGCAATGCGGTGCTGTTTATCGATGAGATTCACACACTGGTGGGTGCTGGAGCAGCCTCTGGAGGCACGCTGGACGCATCTAACCTGCTTAAGCCTGCCTTATCTAACGGCTCTTTGAAATGCATAGGCGCAACAACCTACACCGAATACCGCGGCATTTTTGAGAAAGATAACGCTTTATCACGCCGCTTCCAAAAAATCGATGTACCTGAGCCAACAGTAGAACAAACGATTGAAATCCTTAAGGGGCTGAAAGATAAGTTTGAGCAACACCATGGCGTGAAATACACACTGGCAGCGCTGACAACTGCAGCGGAACTTTCTGCAAAATACATCAACGATCGTCATTTGCCAGACAAAGCCATTGACGTAATCGATGAGGCCGGAGCGGCGCAAAAAATCCTGCCAAAATCGAAACAAAAGAAAACCATCAATAAGCACGAGATCGAAGAAATCGTTGCAAAGATTGCACGGATTCCGCCCAAGAGTGTCTCTACAGATGACCGTAACACGCTAAAAACACTTGAGAGCGATCTTAAGCATGTTGTGTTTGGTCAGGAAAAAGCGATTGAATCTGTGGCCACCTCTATCAAGATGGCTCGTGCGGGTTTAGGCAACCCACAAAAACCAATTGGTGCGTTCTTATTTAGCGGCCCCACAGGAGTTGGCAAAACAGAAGTGGCTCGTCAGCTTGCCTATACGATGGGCATTGAATTGCTGCGCTTTGATATGTCCGAGTATATGGAGCGCCATGCAGTAAGCCGCCTGATTGGTGCACCTCCGGGATATGTTGGCTTTGAGCAGGGCGGTTTACTGACAGAAGCAATTACCAAGCACCCTTACGCAGTTTTGTTGCTGGATGAAATCGAAAAAGCTCATCCGGATATCTTTAACGTGCTGCTACAAGTGATGGATCATGGCACGCTTACAGATAATAACGGGCGCAAAGCTGACTTCAGAAATGTAGTTATCGTCATGACAACGAATACGGGAGCAGAAACGCTCACAAAATCGGTCATCGGCTTTACCAGCAGCAAGCAGACTGGGGATGAGATGCAAGAAATTAAGCGCATGTTCACACCAGAATTCCGCAACCGTCTGGATGCAATTATTCCTTTCGCCCCACTCTCGCATGAAATTATTATGCAAGTTGTGGATAAATTCCTGATTCAGCTCGAAGTCCAGCTACAGGAAAAGAAAGTAGAAGCACATTTCACCCCGGCCTTGAAAACACATCTTGCTGCCGAAGGCTTTGATCCATTAATGGGAGCAAGGCCAATGGCCAGATTAATTCAAGACACCATCCGCAAGGCGCTGGCCGATGAATTACTATTTGGCCGCTTAATTCATGGTGGTGAAGTTACAATTGATATTGATGATGATGGAAAAGTCAGCTTAGAAATCCCTAATAAAATAGCGATACCTGCCTGA
- the rplS gene encoding 50S ribosomal protein L19 encodes MNLIQQLEQEEIARLAKTLPEFAPGDTVIVQVKVKEGTRERLQAYEGVVIAKRNRGLNSSFIVRKISAGMGVERTFQTYSPLVAGVEVKRRGDVRRAKLYYLRDRSGKSARIKEKLPARKVVAKAAA; translated from the coding sequence ATGAATTTGATTCAACAACTTGAGCAAGAAGAAATCGCTCGCTTAGCTAAGACTCTTCCTGAATTCGCCCCTGGCGATACCGTGATCGTTCAGGTCAAGGTTAAGGAAGGTACACGTGAGCGTCTGCAGGCTTATGAAGGCGTTGTGATTGCTAAGCGTAATCGTGGCCTGAATAGCTCCTTTATCGTGCGTAAAATTTCCGCCGGTATGGGTGTTGAGCGTACTTTCCAAACTTACTCTCCGCTGGTTGCTGGTGTTGAAGTGAAACGTCGCGGTGATGTTCGCCGTGCTAAGCTTTACTACCTCCGTGATCGTTCAGGCAAGTCCGCACGTATCAAGGAAAAATTGCCAGCTCGTAAGGTTGTTGCAAAAGCTGCTGCTTAA
- the xerD gene encoding site-specific tyrosine recombinase XerD, translating into MNEDLMDEQLVLIDEFLDGVWLSDQLSKNTIDSYRRDLLIWAHWLITERKCNLLAADRECVQAFLARQARDMKAATLARRMASLRKFYRHWILSGQAGFDPTAELTAPKRVRPWPKALDEARIEALLQAPEIDQASGLRDRAMLELMYATGLRVTELVTLPLGQIKLRERYVQILAGKGGKQRLVPMGEVAADWVEQYLAHSRPALVGGHQVAEAFVNQRGHALTRQGFWYIIKQYAAAAGIDNKHLSPHVLRHAFATHLLNHGADLRVVQMLLGHADITTTQIYTHVATARLKSLHKEHHPRGSRS; encoded by the coding sequence ATGAACGAAGACCTTATGGATGAACAGCTGGTATTGATTGATGAGTTTTTGGATGGTGTATGGCTTAGTGATCAGTTATCTAAGAATACAATTGACAGCTATCGTCGTGATTTACTGATTTGGGCTCATTGGCTAATAACAGAGCGTAAATGCAATTTGCTGGCTGCAGACCGGGAGTGTGTTCAAGCCTTTTTGGCTAGGCAGGCGCGTGATATGAAGGCTGCAACTTTGGCTAGGCGTATGGCCAGCTTGCGAAAATTTTACCGGCACTGGATTTTATCCGGGCAGGCTGGTTTTGATCCAACTGCGGAGCTAACGGCTCCTAAGCGAGTGCGCCCTTGGCCAAAGGCGTTGGATGAAGCAAGGATAGAAGCGCTTTTGCAAGCGCCGGAGATTGATCAGGCTAGTGGTCTGAGAGACAGAGCCATGCTGGAGTTGATGTATGCAACCGGTTTACGGGTTACTGAGCTGGTTACTTTGCCTTTGGGGCAGATTAAATTACGTGAACGCTATGTGCAGATATTGGCTGGTAAAGGTGGCAAACAGCGTTTAGTGCCGATGGGGGAGGTGGCAGCCGATTGGGTTGAGCAATATTTAGCGCACTCTCGGCCAGCCCTGGTGGGGGGGCATCAGGTGGCAGAAGCTTTTGTAAATCAGCGGGGGCATGCATTAACTCGCCAGGGTTTTTGGTACATCATTAAACAATATGCAGCTGCTGCTGGAATTGATAACAAACATTTAAGCCCTCATGTTTTACGGCATGCATTTGCCACCCACTTGTTAAATCATGGTGCGGATTTACGTGTGGTGCAGATGCTATTGGGGCATGCAGATATTACAACCACACAAATTTATACTCATGTCGCGACAGCTCGTTTGAAATCGTTGCATAAAGAACACCATCCGCGTGGTTCTCGTTCATAA
- a CDS encoding cold-shock protein → MALGTVKWFNDSKGFGFVTPDEGGEDIFAHFSAINMPGFKTLKEGQRVSFDITNGAKGKQASNIQAA, encoded by the coding sequence ATGGCTCTAGGTACCGTAAAGTGGTTCAATGATTCTAAAGGCTTCGGCTTTGTTACTCCAGACGAAGGCGGCGAAGACATTTTCGCTCACTTCTCAGCGATCAACATGCCAGGCTTCAAAACTCTGAAAGAAGGCCAACGCGTTTCTTTCGACATCACCAATGGTGCTAAAGGCAAACAAGCCTCTAACATCCAAGCTGCTTAA
- the mnmA gene encoding tRNA 2-thiouridine(34) synthase MnmA, whose protein sequence is MSDKIVVGLSGGVDSSVTAWLLKEQGFDVVGVFMQNWEDDNTDEYCSIKEDSLDAISVADKVGVEIELVNFAQEYKERVFSYFLAEYSAGRTPNPDILCNSEIKFKCFLDYAIKLGGTKLATGHYASSRVRPDGRTELLRAKDSSKDQSYFLYKLSQEQVAHAVFPLGNMLKTEVRELAERIGLHNAKKKDSTGICFIGERPFREFLNRYLPKVPGPMVTPEGQLMGEHMGLMYHTIGQRQGLGIGGEGAPWFVAGKDMAKNELIVVQGHDHPLLLKNTLQAQDLSWVLGESPALGRYTAKTRYRQQDAACELVWIDDGRCELRFDEPQWAVTPGQSVVLYDGEVCLGGGIII, encoded by the coding sequence ATGTCTGACAAAATTGTAGTAGGCCTTTCTGGCGGGGTAGATTCCTCTGTAACGGCGTGGCTATTAAAGGAGCAGGGCTTCGACGTGGTTGGCGTCTTTATGCAAAATTGGGAAGATGATAATACCGATGAGTATTGTTCAATCAAAGAAGATAGTCTGGATGCGATCTCGGTGGCAGATAAAGTAGGTGTTGAGATTGAGCTGGTCAATTTTGCTCAAGAGTATAAAGAGCGGGTATTCAGTTATTTTTTGGCAGAGTACTCGGCGGGTCGCACGCCTAATCCGGATATCCTCTGTAATAGTGAAATCAAATTTAAATGCTTCCTTGATTACGCCATTAAATTAGGCGGCACTAAGCTGGCAACGGGGCACTATGCCTCAAGCCGGGTGCGCCCGGATGGTCGTACAGAGCTGCTTCGCGCTAAAGACAGCAGCAAAGATCAAAGTTACTTCTTGTATAAACTTAGCCAAGAGCAAGTTGCCCATGCGGTGTTCCCGTTGGGCAATATGCTGAAAACAGAAGTGCGTGAGTTGGCAGAGAGAATTGGCCTGCACAACGCCAAGAAAAAAGACAGTACCGGGATCTGTTTTATTGGCGAGCGCCCGTTCCGTGAGTTTCTTAATCGCTACTTACCTAAAGTGCCAGGGCCTATGGTTACGCCTGAAGGTCAACTTATGGGTGAGCATATGGGGCTGATGTACCACACCATTGGTCAGCGTCAGGGCTTGGGGATTGGAGGAGAGGGCGCGCCTTGGTTTGTTGCAGGAAAGGATATGGCTAAAAATGAGCTGATCGTGGTGCAGGGGCATGATCATCCTTTGCTGCTTAAAAACACTTTGCAGGCACAAGATCTTTCCTGGGTATTAGGTGAGTCGCCTGCGCTGGGGCGCTACACTGCGAAAACACGTTACCGCCAGCAAGATGCCGCATGTGAGTTGGTCTGGATAGACGATGGGCGTTGTGAGTTACGCTTTGATGAGCCGCAGTGGGCCGTTACACCGGGGCAATCGGTCGTGCTGTATGACGGAGAGGTCTGCTTGGGCGGCGGAATCATTATATAA
- the clpS gene encoding ATP-dependent Clp protease adapter ClpS, whose product MPAQHQTDAELNQQSTLSPPPALWRVLLLNDDFTPMDFVINVLEKFFGMNRERATQVMLKVHTEGRGMCGVFPKDIASTKVAEVSQYSRQHQQPLQCTMEVNE is encoded by the coding sequence ATGCCTGCACAGCATCAAACCGATGCCGAACTTAATCAGCAATCGACACTCTCACCACCACCCGCTTTGTGGCGTGTACTTCTGCTAAACGATGACTTTACACCGATGGATTTTGTCATCAATGTATTAGAAAAATTTTTCGGAATGAACCGTGAACGAGCAACGCAGGTTATGCTTAAAGTTCACACAGAGGGACGCGGAATGTGTGGGGTCTTCCCCAAGGACATTGCGTCCACCAAGGTCGCAGAGGTCAGCCAGTATTCCAGGCAACATCAGCAACCACTGCAATGCACAATGGAGGTGAACGAATGA
- the icd gene encoding NADP-dependent isocitrate dehydrogenase, producing MSLIKVPQDGAKIVQNLATPDNPIIPFIEGDGIGVDITPVMIDVVDAAVKKCYGGGRKIHWMEIYCGEKASKLYPDGTYLPEETLAALQEYVVSIKGPLATPVGGGIRSLNVALRQQLDLYVCLRPVRYFQGVPSPVKHPEQIEMVIFRENTEDIYAGIEWDAQSEGAKKVIDFLQNEMGVKKIRFPESSSIGIKPVSKEGTERLVRRAIQYAIDNNRKSVTLVHKGNIMKYTEGMFRTWGYELAKKEFGGVEIDGGPYLELPNGIVIKDVIADAFLQQILLRPAEYDVIATLNLNGDYISDALAAQVGGIGIAPGANLSDSVAMFEATHGTAPKYSGQDKVNPGSLLLSAEMMLRHMGWKEAADLIIAAMEKTIADKIVTYDFARLMDNPTEVSCSGFGKAIIERM from the coding sequence ATGAGCCTGATCAAAGTTCCGCAAGATGGCGCGAAAATCGTCCAAAACCTTGCGACTCCAGATAATCCGATTATCCCGTTCATCGAAGGCGACGGCATTGGTGTAGATATCACCCCGGTCATGATCGACGTTGTCGATGCTGCGGTAAAGAAATGCTACGGTGGCGGCCGCAAAATCCACTGGATGGAAATCTATTGTGGTGAAAAAGCCTCCAAATTGTATCCGGATGGCACTTACCTGCCCGAAGAAACATTAGCGGCACTGCAAGAATATGTTGTATCGATCAAAGGCCCGCTGGCAACACCAGTTGGAGGTGGCATCCGCTCACTGAACGTAGCACTGCGTCAACAACTTGATCTTTATGTTTGTCTGCGCCCGGTTCGTTACTTCCAGGGTGTTCCTTCCCCTGTTAAGCACCCAGAACAGATCGAAATGGTTATTTTCCGTGAAAATACCGAAGACATCTACGCAGGCATCGAGTGGGACGCACAATCGGAAGGCGCTAAAAAAGTCATCGACTTCTTGCAAAATGAAATGGGCGTGAAGAAAATTCGCTTCCCAGAATCATCAAGCATCGGCATCAAACCCGTAAGCAAAGAAGGTACCGAGCGCTTAGTACGTCGTGCAATCCAGTACGCAATCGACAACAACCGCAAGAGCGTTACCCTTGTTCACAAGGGTAACATCATGAAATACACCGAAGGCATGTTCCGCACTTGGGGCTACGAATTAGCCAAGAAAGAATTTGGCGGTGTAGAAATTGATGGCGGCCCATACCTTGAACTGCCAAACGGCATCGTCATTAAAGATGTAATTGCTGATGCATTCTTGCAGCAAATCCTCTTACGTCCAGCTGAATACGATGTAATTGCAACACTCAACCTGAATGGCGATTATATTTCTGACGCCTTAGCAGCACAGGTAGGCGGCATTGGAATTGCTCCGGGCGCCAACTTATCTGACAGCGTTGCCATGTTTGAAGCAACGCACGGCACAGCGCCAAAGTATTCCGGCCAGGACAAAGTAAACCCAGGCTCGCTACTGCTTTCTGCTGAAATGATGTTGCGTCATATGGGCTGGAAAGAAGCTGCCGACCTGATTATCGCCGCGATGGAAAAAACCATTGCCGACAAGATTGTTACTTACGATTTTGCCCGCCTAATGGACAATCCTACAGAAGTAAGCTGCTCAGGCTTTGGTAAAGCAATTATTGAACGTATGTAG
- a CDS encoding pseudouridine synthase: MPQLILLNKPYGVICQFSPSPPHASLADFVPIKDVYPAGRLDTDSEGLLLLTDSGPLQAKIADPKHKLPKTYWVQVEGSPSLSDLQPLLTGVDLGDFITQPAQVRVIDEPANLWPRVPPVRYRASVPTTWLEIIIREGKNRQVRRMTAKVGFPTLRLVRYAIGDWSLDSLPLGTWRAETVAAPRPVHAVAEPSKPKQRGRRGPNKTR, translated from the coding sequence ATGCCTCAGCTTATACTTTTAAATAAACCTTACGGGGTGATCTGTCAGTTCTCCCCTTCGCCACCGCATGCTTCGCTGGCTGATTTTGTTCCTATTAAGGATGTTTATCCAGCAGGGCGTTTAGATACTGACTCAGAAGGCTTGTTGCTTTTAACGGATTCAGGGCCTTTGCAGGCGAAAATTGCCGACCCTAAGCATAAATTGCCTAAAACATATTGGGTGCAGGTAGAGGGTAGCCCGAGTTTGTCAGATTTACAGCCTTTGCTGACGGGCGTGGATTTGGGCGATTTTATTACTCAGCCCGCGCAGGTACGTGTCATTGATGAGCCTGCAAATTTATGGCCTCGTGTGCCGCCTGTCCGTTACCGGGCAAGTGTGCCAACAACTTGGCTGGAAATTATTATTAGAGAGGGCAAAAATCGCCAGGTGCGGCGTATGACGGCCAAGGTGGGCTTTCCAACATTGAGATTGGTTCGCTACGCAATTGGTGATTGGTCTTTAGATTCTTTGCCTTTGGGGACTTGGCGGGCTGAGACGGTTGCAGCTCCTCGGCCCGTTCATGCTGTGGCTGAGCCAAGCAAGCCTAAACAGCGTGGCCGTCGTGGACCCAATAAAACGCGCTAA